From Micromonospora nigra, one genomic window encodes:
- a CDS encoding type II toxin-antitoxin system RelE/ParE family toxin — MYDSPRVRRVRFYKSETGNPVAREEFFALEEEGQAALGDLFRRYEHGLENRGEIKAVGKGLLEFRTHVRNNPYRAYFFQDGPKYVIVTLCVYKNQEKARKSDLDLARQRMDAWRKRGGK, encoded by the coding sequence GTGTACGACTCTCCCCGCGTGCGGCGGGTGCGGTTTTACAAGTCAGAGACCGGGAACCCCGTGGCACGTGAGGAGTTTTTCGCCCTGGAGGAGGAGGGCCAAGCTGCCCTTGGTGACCTGTTCAGGCGCTACGAGCACGGGCTGGAGAACCGAGGTGAGATCAAGGCCGTGGGCAAGGGCCTGCTTGAGTTCCGGACCCACGTGCGTAACAACCCGTACCGGGCGTACTTCTTCCAAGATGGCCCCAAGTACGTGATCGTGACGCTCTGCGTCTACAAGAACCAGGAGAAGGCCCGCAAGTCGGACCTCGACCTGGCGCGTCAGCGTATGGACGCCTGGCGCAAGCGGGGCGGCAAGTAG